Proteins encoded together in one Terriglobia bacterium window:
- a CDS encoding TlyA family RNA methyltransferase, with translation MNHHSPRKIRLDRLLVERGLAESRQKAQAMVLAGQVMVDEQKIEKCGTMVSLEAGLRLLGETLRYVSRAGVKLEAALDHFGINPTGKTCLDIGASTGGFTDCLLQRGAARVFAVDAGTHQLDWKLRHDLRVTVMEKTNARYLDFDQIGALVALVTMDVSFISSTLILPVLAPLLEQGAELLVLVKPQFEVGPDQVGKGGVVRDPELHEEAVLKVAQKTADLGFKEMGRVESVLPGAAGNREFFLHAIWPKNV, from the coding sequence ATGAATCATCATTCGCCACGAAAAATCCGGCTTGACCGGCTTCTGGTGGAGCGTGGGCTTGCCGAGTCCCGCCAGAAGGCCCAGGCGATGGTCCTTGCCGGCCAGGTGATGGTGGATGAACAGAAGATTGAGAAATGCGGAACAATGGTCAGCCTGGAAGCCGGGCTGCGCCTGCTGGGTGAAACGCTCCGTTACGTCAGCCGGGCGGGAGTGAAGCTTGAAGCTGCTCTCGACCACTTCGGCATCAATCCTACGGGCAAGACCTGTCTGGACATTGGCGCGTCCACCGGCGGCTTTACTGACTGCCTGCTTCAGCGTGGGGCTGCCAGGGTCTTCGCTGTGGACGCAGGGACCCATCAGCTAGACTGGAAATTGCGGCACGATCTGCGTGTAACGGTGATGGAGAAAACCAACGCCCGTTATCTGGACTTCGACCAGATCGGCGCGCTCGTGGCGCTGGTTACCATGGATGTTTCATTCATTTCCTCTACGCTGATTCTTCCTGTCCTTGCTCCCCTGCTTGAGCAGGGTGCCGAGCTGCTGGTGTTGGTCAAACCGCAATTTGAAGTGGGCCCGGACCAGGTGGGCAAGGGCGGCGTGGTGCGCGATCCCGAGCTGCACGAGGAAGCCGTTCTAAAGGTCGCGCAGAAAACCGCTGATTTGGGATTCAAGGAAATGGGCCGCGTTGAAAGCGTCTTGCCGGGCGCTGCCGGAAACCGGGAATTTTTCCTGCATGCTATTTGGCCGAAAAATGTCTAG
- a CDS encoding alpha-L-fucosidase, producing the protein MREAWMTRRDYLKLMGAGSAAVAAGAAAACNSGVRPASENGQAEGAGEPASVVADRERRMKWWHEARFGMFIHWGLYSVIGQHEWAMEKEGIPIPQYQLLAQHFTPRPNAARDWAKLARRAGQKYMVMTTKHHEGFCLFDTKLTDYCAPKQACGRDLVKEYVEAARAEGLRVGFYYSLMDWHHPDGARCANNEAARQRFVTYTHGLIRELMTNYGKIDILWYDVDWPLTPAQWESKKMNDMVFKLQPDIIVNNRNGLHGDFSTPEQHIQASEKGRAWETCMTMNDSWGYQKADDDFKSARTIVRNLVTCANGGGNYLLNIGPKPDGSVPEEEISTLEAVGKWMDKNGPTIYQAERCEARATTNANFTRKGNTLYIHVHFWPGDTPAGNWLSFFQPQSAVAVGGLRAKVKSARLFASGKKVNFRQDDISVQFTGLPVKAPDDPVTVIEAECESEPTVDGLYVRENRKRYNVGV; encoded by the coding sequence ATGCGTGAAGCTTGGATGACGAGACGCGATTATCTGAAGCTCATGGGAGCCGGAAGTGCAGCGGTGGCCGCGGGGGCAGCGGCTGCGTGTAATTCAGGAGTGAGGCCTGCGTCCGAAAACGGACAGGCCGAAGGCGCAGGCGAGCCTGCCTCGGTAGTCGCAGATCGAGAGCGCCGCATGAAGTGGTGGCACGAGGCCAGGTTCGGCATGTTTATTCACTGGGGTCTTTACAGCGTGATCGGCCAGCACGAATGGGCCATGGAAAAGGAAGGCATTCCGATCCCTCAGTATCAGTTGCTGGCACAACACTTCACCCCCAGGCCCAACGCCGCTCGCGACTGGGCGAAGCTGGCCCGCCGGGCCGGGCAGAAATACATGGTGATGACCACCAAGCATCACGAAGGGTTCTGTCTGTTCGATACCAAGCTTACTGACTACTGTGCTCCCAAACAGGCATGCGGGCGTGACCTGGTGAAGGAATACGTCGAGGCCGCCCGCGCCGAGGGATTGCGCGTGGGCTTCTATTATTCGCTGATGGACTGGCACCATCCAGACGGCGCTCGCTGCGCAAACAATGAGGCCGCGCGCCAGCGCTTTGTGACTTACACTCACGGCCTCATTCGCGAACTGATGACGAACTACGGCAAGATTGACATTCTCTGGTACGACGTTGACTGGCCGCTGACGCCTGCTCAATGGGAATCCAAAAAGATGAATGACATGGTGTTCAAGCTGCAACCGGACATCATCGTAAACAATCGCAATGGACTCCACGGAGATTTTTCCACCCCCGAGCAGCACATCCAGGCGTCAGAAAAAGGCCGGGCCTGGGAAACCTGCATGACCATGAACGACAGTTGGGGCTACCAGAAGGCTGACGATGATTTCAAATCCGCCAGGACCATCGTGCGCAACCTCGTCACCTGCGCCAATGGCGGAGGGAATTACCTGCTGAACATCGGCCCCAAGCCGGACGGCTCAGTGCCAGAGGAAGAAATCTCCACGCTCGAGGCAGTGGGCAAATGGATGGATAAGAACGGCCCCACCATCTATCAAGCTGAGCGCTGCGAAGCGCGCGCGACAACCAACGCGAATTTTACGCGAAAGGGAAACACACTGTACATCCACGTCCATTTCTGGCCGGGTGATACGCCGGCGGGGAACTGGCTCTCGTTCTTTCAGCCGCAGTCGGCGGTGGCCGTTGGAGGATTGCGGGCCAAGGTAAAATCGGCCCGGCTGTTCGCCTCAGGCAAAAAGGTAAACTTCCGGCAGGATGATATTTCGGTCCAGTTCACGGGGCTGCCGGTTAAAGCTCCTGACGACCCCGTAACCGTGATTGAGGCGGAGTGCGAGTCGGAACCGACAGTGGATGGCCTCTACGTACGTGAAAATCGAAAGCGCTACAACGTCGGAGTCTGA
- a CDS encoding alcohol dehydrogenase catalytic domain-containing protein has translation MQAGVYSGVEKLKLQEWPKPEPGAGEVLVKVRYAGICGTDMMIHAGKHPRVAPPRVLGHEIFGTVAETRAADDSKVKEGDRVAVFPLISCGRCAPCREGNAHVCEKLGLIGIDTDGGFAEYVKAAPEQLIPVPPGVDDEQAALVEPLSVAVHVVRTSGFTAGDTALVTGAGPIGNLIAQVLRAVGARRVLVSEAKPFRRNLAERMGFAVVNPLETKPLEAVRRLTGESFADHVFEATGAKAAYHDAIQSCKVRGHITFVGLPKLPPELDVLSLVFKEIRTSGARVYTPKDFLVAISLLERCAIDVKSVVTDRLPLREIEEGLRKMHDPDSSLKILFNL, from the coding sequence ATGCAAGCAGGTGTTTACAGCGGAGTCGAAAAACTGAAGTTGCAGGAATGGCCAAAACCTGAACCGGGCGCTGGTGAAGTGCTCGTAAAGGTGCGCTATGCAGGCATTTGCGGTACGGACATGATGATCCACGCCGGTAAGCACCCGAGGGTGGCGCCTCCGCGGGTGCTGGGCCACGAAATTTTTGGCACGGTAGCCGAGACACGCGCCGCTGACGATTCCAAAGTCAAAGAAGGGGACCGTGTGGCAGTGTTTCCCCTGATTTCCTGCGGCCGCTGCGCTCCCTGCCGCGAAGGCAATGCCCACGTCTGCGAGAAGCTTGGCCTGATCGGGATCGACACCGACGGCGGATTTGCGGAATACGTGAAAGCGGCCCCAGAGCAGTTGATCCCTGTGCCACCTGGCGTTGACGATGAACAGGCAGCGTTGGTCGAGCCGCTTTCCGTGGCGGTCCACGTGGTGCGGACCTCCGGGTTCACCGCGGGTGACACCGCACTCGTTACAGGCGCAGGCCCCATTGGAAACCTGATTGCCCAGGTGCTAAGGGCTGTCGGCGCGCGGAGGGTGCTGGTGTCAGAGGCGAAACCGTTCCGGCGGAACCTGGCGGAACGAATGGGATTTGCCGTCGTCAATCCGCTAGAGACAAAGCCCCTTGAGGCGGTTCGGCGGCTGACCGGCGAAAGCTTTGCCGACCATGTGTTCGAAGCGACGGGCGCAAAAGCTGCTTACCACGACGCCATTCAGTCCTGCAAGGTGCGCGGCCACATCACCTTCGTCGGACTTCCCAAGCTGCCGCCGGAATTGGATGTGCTCAGCCTGGTTTTCAAGGAGATTCGCACCTCCGGCGCGCGTGTTTACACCCCGAAGGATTTTCTGGTGGCCATCTCGCTGCTCGAACGCTGCGCCATCGACGTCAAGAGCGTGGTTACGGACCGCCTGCCTCTCAGAGAGATTGAAGAAGGCCTCCGCAAGATGCACGACCCCGACAGCAGCCTCAAAATTCTGTTCAACCTGTGA
- a CDS encoding phosphoketolase family protein: MATQTKHESSSPRTVSTEPLSSEELRKMNAYWRAANYLSVGQIYLYDNPLLREPLKPEHVKPRLLGHWGTTPGLNFIYVHFNRIIKKFGLNVIYITGPGHGGPGLVANTYLEGTYSEIYTNIPQNAQGMKRLFKQFSFPGGIPSHVAPETPGSIHEGGELGYSIAHAYGAAFDNPDLLVCCVVGDGEAETGPLAASWHSNKFLNPARDGAVLPILHLNGYKINNPTVLGRMSDEELVALFRGYGHKPYFVEGDQPEAMHQQMAGTLDAIVNEIQQIQQTARGEAGKLLPFWPMIILRSPKGWTGPKVVDGQQVEGTWRAHQVPLAEIATNPEHLAMLEQWMKNYKPDELFDEDGRFIPELAELAPKGDRRMGANPHANGGLLLKDLAIPDFRDYAIPVPSPGKSVAEATREMGKFLRDVMRLNEESRNFRVMGPDETNSNRLTALFEATGKTFMQEILPTDDHLSPRGRVMEVLSEHMCQGWLEGYLLTGRHGFFSCYEAFIHIVDSMFNQHAKWLKVTRILPWRRRIASLNYLLTSHVWRQDHNGFSHQDPGFIDHVVNKKADIVRVYLPPDANSLLSVTDHCLRSRHYVNVIVVGKQPALQWLDMDAAVKHCTAGIGIWSWASNDQGDEPDVVMACCGDVPTLETLAAVDILRHAFEDIKIRLINVVDLMTLQPSSEHPHGLSDRDFDILFTTDKPIIFNFHGYPSLIHRLTYRRTNHSNLHVRGYKEEGTTTTHFDMAVLNDIDRFHLAGDVVDRVPRLARIGAHFKQALRDKLIEHKNYIGIYGQDMPEIRNWKWPY, translated from the coding sequence ATGGCCACACAGACAAAGCATGAAAGCAGCTCGCCGCGGACGGTTTCAACCGAGCCACTCTCCTCCGAAGAGCTCCGCAAGATGAACGCCTATTGGCGTGCTGCCAATTACCTTTCGGTCGGGCAAATCTATCTTTACGATAATCCCTTGCTGCGCGAGCCGCTCAAGCCGGAACACGTGAAGCCGCGCCTGCTGGGGCACTGGGGCACCACGCCCGGATTGAATTTTATTTACGTCCACTTCAATCGAATCATCAAGAAGTTCGGCCTGAACGTCATCTACATCACCGGGCCCGGGCATGGCGGACCGGGGCTGGTGGCAAACACCTATCTGGAAGGGACCTACAGCGAAATCTATACCAACATCCCGCAGAACGCCCAGGGTATGAAGCGGCTTTTTAAGCAGTTTTCGTTTCCAGGAGGCATTCCCAGCCACGTGGCTCCTGAAACGCCGGGTTCGATCCACGAAGGCGGTGAACTCGGCTATTCAATAGCCCATGCCTATGGCGCCGCATTCGACAACCCGGATTTACTGGTTTGCTGCGTGGTCGGCGACGGCGAGGCGGAGACAGGGCCGCTGGCCGCAAGCTGGCATTCCAACAAGTTTCTGAACCCGGCGCGGGACGGCGCCGTCCTCCCCATACTTCATTTGAACGGCTACAAGATCAACAATCCTACCGTCCTTGGCCGCATGAGCGATGAGGAATTGGTGGCCCTGTTCAGGGGGTACGGTCACAAGCCCTACTTTGTTGAGGGTGACCAGCCTGAAGCCATGCACCAGCAAATGGCCGGAACCTTGGACGCAATCGTGAACGAGATCCAGCAAATCCAGCAAACCGCGCGAGGCGAGGCAGGAAAGCTCCTGCCATTCTGGCCGATGATCATCCTGCGATCGCCCAAAGGCTGGACGGGTCCCAAGGTTGTGGATGGGCAACAGGTGGAGGGCACTTGGCGGGCGCACCAGGTCCCACTGGCCGAGATAGCCACTAATCCCGAGCACCTGGCAATGCTCGAACAATGGATGAAAAACTACAAGCCTGACGAACTTTTCGACGAGGATGGACGGTTCATCCCCGAGCTGGCAGAGCTGGCGCCAAAGGGCGACCGGCGAATGGGCGCCAACCCACACGCCAATGGCGGTTTGCTGCTCAAGGACCTTGCGATACCGGATTTCCGCGACTACGCAATTCCCGTACCCTCGCCTGGAAAGTCGGTGGCGGAAGCCACCCGGGAGATGGGCAAGTTCCTTCGCGACGTAATGAGGCTCAACGAGGAATCAAGGAATTTCCGCGTGATGGGCCCCGACGAAACAAATTCCAATCGACTGACCGCGCTGTTCGAGGCGACGGGCAAGACCTTCATGCAGGAGATATTGCCCACCGACGATCATCTCTCACCGAGGGGGCGCGTGATGGAAGTCCTGAGCGAACACATGTGCCAGGGGTGGCTGGAGGGCTATTTGCTCACCGGCCGTCACGGGTTCTTCTCCTGCTACGAAGCCTTTATCCACATTGTGGATTCCATGTTCAACCAGCACGCAAAGTGGCTGAAGGTGACGCGGATACTCCCCTGGCGGCGGCGCATCGCCTCGCTCAACTATCTGCTGACCTCGCACGTGTGGCGGCAGGACCACAACGGTTTCTCTCACCAGGACCCGGGTTTCATCGACCATGTGGTCAACAAGAAAGCGGACATCGTCCGGGTCTACCTGCCGCCCGATGCCAACTCCCTGCTTTCCGTAACCGACCACTGCCTGCGCAGCCGCCATTACGTGAATGTAATTGTGGTCGGCAAGCAGCCCGCATTGCAGTGGCTCGACATGGATGCAGCCGTGAAGCACTGCACGGCGGGCATCGGCATCTGGAGCTGGGCCAGCAATGACCAGGGCGATGAGCCCGATGTCGTGATGGCGTGCTGCGGCGACGTGCCGACCCTGGAGACGCTCGCGGCAGTGGACATTCTGCGGCACGCCTTTGAAGACATCAAGATTCGGCTGATCAACGTCGTGGATCTGATGACGCTTCAGCCCTCGAGCGAGCATCCCCACGGCCTGAGCGATCGCGACTTCGACATTCTCTTCACCACCGACAAGCCCATCATCTTTAATTTCCACGGCTACCCCTCGCTGATTCACCGCCTGACCTACCGCCGTACCAATCACAGCAACCTTCATGTGCGCGGCTACAAGGAGGAAGGCACCACAACCACGCACTTTGACATGGCGGTGCTGAATGACATCGATCGCTTCCACCTGGCGGGCGATGTAGTGGACCGCGTGCCCCGCCTGGCCCGAATCGGGGCCCATTTCAAGCAGGCGTTGCGGGATAAGCTGATCGAACACAAGAACTACATCGGGATTTACGGCCAGGATATGCCTGAGATCAGAAACTGGAAGTGGCCTTATTGA
- a CDS encoding MFS transporter, with protein sequence MSDHRGQLILFILFRMSRSVAAGMITIAFPYLVLTNRHYSPLQLGLLYTSAALATAALGLLFGFLTDIWGRVKTLFLVGLLLPVSSTIVFLSHGLLPLFVATTLGGYSATGSLMEGGVGGAAQPIQTAVITGLTTSDNRTLWFSILTFLSGMFGSLGALLARHGHVRNVFLYATLISGSGLVFIAFIKPVEVRGNLRRLHSKVVIGKFTITGILNGFTQGLVVPFLIPFFVIVYRVPKSEMAVYAFASGTLASFALLAAPRLERTLGFVKSIAVTRGMGSALLLFLPFWHVYVFAMAVYLVTPALRVMALPVQRTAFTEMVKYDELGRALGINQVARLGASSGGISLTGYLFNVSEIAAPFCLYAVIMAANIYLYFRFFHNGQPAAPESP encoded by the coding sequence ATGAGCGACCACCGCGGGCAACTGATCCTCTTCATCCTCTTTCGCATGTCGCGCAGCGTCGCGGCCGGAATGATTACGATTGCCTTTCCCTACCTGGTGCTGACCAACCGGCATTACAGTCCCCTGCAACTCGGGCTTCTTTATACTTCGGCCGCACTTGCGACAGCGGCGCTGGGCCTGCTCTTCGGATTTCTGACGGACATCTGGGGGAGAGTGAAAACACTTTTTCTGGTGGGCTTGCTGCTTCCGGTTAGCTCTACCATCGTGTTCCTTTCACACGGCCTGCTCCCTCTATTCGTCGCCACCACTCTGGGAGGCTATTCGGCTACGGGATCGCTGATGGAGGGCGGCGTTGGGGGGGCCGCCCAGCCCATCCAGACCGCCGTCATCACCGGCCTGACGACTTCCGATAACCGGACCCTCTGGTTTTCGATTCTGACTTTTCTGAGCGGCATGTTCGGGTCGCTCGGAGCCCTGCTGGCCAGGCATGGCCATGTCCGAAATGTGTTTCTCTACGCCACGCTGATCTCTGGCTCGGGGCTGGTGTTCATTGCCTTCATTAAGCCCGTCGAAGTGCGGGGCAACCTGAGGCGGCTTCACAGCAAGGTCGTGATTGGCAAGTTCACCATCACTGGTATTCTGAATGGATTCACACAGGGTCTGGTGGTCCCGTTCCTCATCCCTTTCTTCGTGATTGTTTATCGCGTTCCGAAATCGGAGATGGCAGTTTACGCGTTTGCCAGTGGGACGCTGGCGTCGTTCGCGCTCCTGGCAGCGCCGCGCCTCGAGCGGACGCTGGGCTTCGTCAAGAGTATTGCCGTCACGCGCGGCATGGGATCGGCATTGCTGCTGTTCCTGCCCTTCTGGCACGTTTATGTTTTCGCGATGGCCGTTTATCTGGTGACTCCTGCGCTGCGCGTGATGGCCCTGCCGGTGCAGCGCACCGCTTTCACCGAGATGGTCAAGTACGACGAACTGGGCCGCGCCCTGGGGATCAACCAGGTAGCGCGGCTGGGGGCTTCTTCGGGAGGAATCTCGCTCACTGGTTATCTTTTCAACGTTTCTGAGATTGCGGCCCCTTTTTGCCTCTACGCTGTGATCATGGCTGCGAACATCTATCTCTATTTCCGGTTCTTCCATAACGGCCAGCCAGCAGCTCCTGAAAGCCCGTGA